The Populus alba chromosome 4, ASM523922v2, whole genome shotgun sequence genome contains a region encoding:
- the LOC118030298 gene encoding pentatricopeptide repeat-containing protein At5g52850, chloroplastic encodes MISKTATKLLSRTELPCLQETCSHLISFCNSKSLRQGVCIHSPIVKLGFQDHLYLNNNLLSLYSKCFTLDYAHQFFDEMPSRDVVSWTGILSAYVKHEKHEEALGKFQEMMGSGPCPNEFTFSSVLRACSALGEFSDGKCIHGCVIKHGFESNQILGSVLIDLYSKYGSIEEACRLFSCVDNGDVVSWTTVISSLVQAGKWSQALRIYIDMIKAGVYPNEFTFVKVLAAAGFLGLKHGKVVHAHLIVFGVELNLVVKTALVHMYSKCQRMDDAVRISKLTPESDRFLWTAILSGLAQNLKLREAVVAFQEMEASGILSNNFTYLSILNACSLILSLDLGRQIHARVIMAGLEDDVPVGNALVDMYMKCSHEVKDGLRVFKGIESPDVISWTSLIAGLSEHGFHQDSFDSYMEMTASGLQPNSVTLPIILRSCRAAKSASQLLKLHGHVIKTNADHDIAVSNALVDAYAGNERVDDAWHLIRNMSQRDALTYTGLATRLNQMGHHEMALHIINHMFNDDIKMDGYSMAGFLSASAGLNSVESGMQLHSYSVKSGLGSFISVSNGLVSFYGKCGLTKDAERAFAEISEPDIVSWNGLISVLASYGHISSALSAFDDMRLTGAKPDSVTFLIVLFSCTHGGLVDMGLEYFSSMKEMHGIEPQLDHYVCLFDLLGRAGRLEEAMEILETMPMRPNASIYKTLLAACKAHRIVPLGEDIARRGLKLDPSDPAFNLMLANLYGSSGRPDLAATIRRSVRDKGSSLPQRSCTSHPELV; translated from the coding sequence ATGATAAGTAAAACAGCAACAAAACTCTTAAGCAGAACAGAACTCCCCTGTTTGCAAGAAACATGTTCTCATCTTATTTCCTTCTGCAACTCCAAATCTTTAAGGCAAGGTGTTTGCATTCACAGCCCAATAGTCAAACTGGGTTTTCAAGACCACTTGTATCTAAACAACAATCTGCTGTCTCTCTATTCAAAGTGCTTTACTTTGGACTATGCACACCAGTTCTTCGATGAAATGCCATCTAGAGATGTTGTGTCTTGGACTGGGATTCTTTCTGCTTATGTTAAgcatgaaaaacatgaagaagcaCTTGGAAAGTTTCAGGAAATGATGGGTTCCGGTCCTTGTCCGAATGAATTCACTTTTTCAAGTGTTTTAAGGGCTTGTTCTGCTTTAGGAGAATTCAGTGATGGAAAGTGTATTCATGGATGTGTCATAAAACATGGGTTTGAGTCAAACCAGATTTTGGGGTCCGTTTTGATTGATTTGTATTCCAAGTACGGTTCTATTGAGGAGGCATGTAGGCTATTTAGTTGTGTGGATAATGGTGATGTTGTTTCGTGGACAACGGTGATTTCTTCTCTTGTTCAAGCAGGGAAATGGAGTCAGGCATTGAGGATTTATATTGATATGATTAAGGCTGGTGTTTATCCAAATGAATTCacttttgttaaggttttagctGCAGCGGGGTTTCTTGGTTTGAAACATGGAAAAGTGGTTCATGCCCATTTGATAGTTTTCGGGGTTGAGTTGAATTTGGTAGTGAAGACTGCCCTTGTCCATATGTATTCCAAGTGCCAGAGGATGGACGATGCTGTAAGGATTTCAAAGCTGACACCAGAGTCTGACAGGTTTTTGTGGACCGCTATTCTCTCTGGGTTGGCTCAAAACTTGAAGTTAAGGGAAGCTGTAGTTGCATTTCAAGAGATGGAGGCCTCTGGAATTTTATCGAACAATTTTACATACCTGAGTATTTTGAATGCTTGCTCGTTAATTCTGTCTCTTGATTTAGGGAGACAGATCCATGCAAGGGTGATCATGGCTGGTTTGGAGGATGATGTTCCTGTTGGAAATGCACTTGTTGACATGTACATGAAATGCTCTCATGAGGTAAAAGATGGCTTGAGAGTGTTCAAGGGCATAGAGTCGCCTGATGTAATCTCTTGGACATCTTTGATTGCTGGCCTTTCTGAACATGGTTTCCATCAAGATTCTTTTGACTCGTATATGGAGATGACAGCTTCTGGGCTGCAACCAAATTCTGTTACGCTACCAATCATCCTCAGATCCTGTAGGGCAGCAAAATCTGCAAGTCAATTATTGAAGCTGCATGGACATGTAATCAAGACGAACGCTGATCATGATATTGCTGTCAGTAATGCTCTTGTAGATGCTTATGCTGGAAATGAAAGGGTAGATGATGCATGGCATTTGATTAGAAATATGAGCCAAAGAGATGCCCTCACATACACAGGTTTGGCCACAAGGCTCAATCAGATGGGCCATCATGAAATGGCATTACATATAATCAATCACATGTTCAACGATGACATTAAGATGGATGGATATAGCATGGCCGGCTTCTTATCCGCATCAGCGGGCTTGAATAGCGTGGAATCTGGAATGCAACTCCATAGTTATTCTGTGAAATCTGGTTTAGGCAGCTTCATTTCAGTCTCCAATGGCCTAGTTAGCTTTTATGGGAAATGTGGACTTACAAAGGATGCAGAGCGAGCATTTGCAGAAATAAGTGAGCCAGACATCGTGTCATGGAATGGATTGATATCCGTGTTGGCATCGTATGGGCATATCTCTTCTGCTCTCTCTGCTTTTGATGATATGAGGTTGACCGGAGCCAAGCCTGATTCAGTTACCTTCTTGATAGTGCTTTTCTCTTGCACTCATGGTGGTTTGGTTGACATGGGTCTCGAGTATTTTAGTTCAATGAAAGAAATGCATGGTATAGAGCCTCAATTGGATCACTATGTTTGCTTATTTGATCTCCTCGGCCGAGCCGGCCGGCTAGAGGAGGCAATGGAAATACTAGAAACCATGCCTATGAGGCCAAATGCTTCAATCTACAAGACTCTGCTGGCAGCGTGCAAAGCTCATAGGATTGTGCCTCTTGGGGAAGATATAGCCAGGCGAGGTCTCAAGCTTGATCCATCAGACCCTGCATTCAATCTGATGCTTGCAAACTTGTATGGTAGTTCTGGACGGCCTGATTTAGCTGCAACGATTCGCAGGTCGGTGAGGGATAAAGGTTCATCTCTTCCACAAAGGAGTTGTACTTCACATCCTGAGCTAGTGTGA
- the LOC118030299 gene encoding probable NADH dehydrogenase [ubiquinone] 1 alpha subcomplex subunit 5, mitochondrial — protein sequence MFLRAIGRPLLAKVKQTTGIVGLDVAPNAREVLINLYNKTLKEIKAVPEDEGYRKAVESFTTHRLKVCEEEEDWEKIEERIGCGQVEELIEEAQDELKLIEKMIEWDPWGVPDDYECEIIENDAPIPKHVPRHIPGPLPAEFYQTLEAVQTKRVEPKDAPAVTSGESQSKE from the exons ATGTTCCTGCGGGCGATCGGACGGCCATTACTGGCGAAGGTGAAGCAAACCACAGGGATCGTTGGATTGGATGTGGCCCCGAATGCGAGAGAAGTGTTGATCAATCTAtacaacaaaaccctaaaagagATCAAAGCAGTACCGGAAGATGAAGGATACCGTAAAGCAGTGGAGAGCTTTACAACACATAGACTTAAAgtttgtgaagaagaagaagactggGAGAAGATTGAGGAACGGATTGGATGTGGTCAGGTCGAAGAGCTTATTGAAGAAGCTCAAGATGAGCTCAAGCTCATCGAAAAAATGATCG AGTGGGATCCTTGGGGCGTTCCTGATGACTATGAATGTGAAATTATAGAGAATGATGCTCCCATTCCTAAGCATGTCCCAAGGCATATACCCGGTCCTCTCCCTGCAGAGTTTTACCAGACACTCGAGGCTGTGCAGACAAAGCGTGTGGAACCAAAGGATGCACCTGCTGTCACATCTGGTGAGTCGCAGTCAAAGGAGTAA